A part of Caretta caretta isolate rCarCar2 chromosome 1, rCarCar1.hap1, whole genome shotgun sequence genomic DNA contains:
- the LOC125628058 gene encoding apolipoprotein L6, producing the protein MASETFSTYKENTDDHDFQYDGSLGISELLQEKIYSEELQSLFPEGYNCEEMLRDVMDLERSEGIIPWEESASEDIMVFLKQFPDQRKEIEKCIQCLKDMADSIDETHKNCTIANMAANSTSLASGILTILGLTLAPLTAGGSLALTATGIGLGAAAAATSISVSIYENVSNLKERSKANDLLVECQSNLKTLSLPDEVDFRPKFSPKSEAMVEHLKPVLSTASKIPGVVYKSVKGIRTNVRAFKVVKANPGLKALAKRLTAAGSAARNSAKGTKQVQKVLGGTTLAMSKGARVFGATAAGVFVLFDAYSLVKDSIHLTEGAKTEAAADIREKASYLEKDLQNLSELYEELKGMVYQ; encoded by the exons ATGGCCTCGGAAACATTCAGTACTTACAAAG AAAACACTGATGACCACGATTTTCAATATGATGGCAGCCTGGGGATCTCAGAGCTTTTGCAGGAGAAAATATATAGTGAGGAGCTGCAGAGCTTGTTTCCTGAGGGGTACAACTGTGAGGAAATGTTGCGGGATGTGATGGACCTTGAGAG GTCTGAAGGAATCATCCCCTGGGAAGAGAGTGCCAGTGAAGATATCATGGTCTTTCTGAAGCAGTTCCCTGACCAGAGAAAGGAGATAGAGAAGTGTATCCAGTGCCTTAAGGATATGGCAGACAGCATTGATGAGACCCATAAGAACTGCACCATTGCCAACATGGCCGCGAACTCCACAAGCCTGGCGTCCGGCATCTTGACCATCCTTGGGCTGACCTTAGCACCACTGACGGCAGGGGGGAGTTTGGCTCTCACGGCAACTGGGATTGGCCtaggggcggcagcagcagctaCCAGCATTTCTGTAAGCATATATGAGAACGTCAGCAATTTGAAGGAAAGGAGCAAAGCCAACGACCTGCTGGTGGAATGCCAAAGCAACCTGAAAACACTGTCCCTCCCCGACGAAGTGGATTTCAGACCCAAATTCTCTCCAAAGAGCGAGGCCATGGTCGAACACCTGAAACCCGTCCTTTCCACCGCTAGTAAAATTCCAGGGGTAGTATACAAAAGCGTTAAGGGGATAAGAACCAACGTAAGAGCATTCAAAGTGGTGAAAGCTAACCCTGGTTTGAAGGCCTTAGCAAAACGGCTCACCGCGGCTGGGAGTGCAGCCCGAAACTCAGCAAAGGGGACCAAGCAAGTGCAAAAAGTGTTAGGTGGGACCACCCTTGCCATGTCCAAAGGTGCGAGGGTGTTCGGTGCCACAGCAGCAGGAGTTTTTGTCTTGTTTGATGCCTACAGTCTCGTGAAAGACTCCATCCATTTAACTGAGGGGGCAAAGACGGAGGCTGCAGCAGATATAAGAGAAAAAGCTAGCTACCTTGAAAAGGACCTTCAGAATCTCAGCGAGCTGTATGAGGAGCTGAAAGGCATGGTGTACCAATAG